A DNA window from Porphyromonadaceae bacterium W3.11 contains the following coding sequences:
- a CDS encoding YncE family protein, giving the protein MRNQQRIYFWILLLSLVVPLISSCRGDVELILSEEKKLTPDPIAAEDYVGFYLLNEGNMGSNKSTLDFLEFETGIYHRNIYAEINPTVPKEMGDVGNDIKIYGNRVYAVINCSNKVEVMDAYTTKRIGQVEIPNCRYIKFDGAYAYVTSYAGPVKIDPNYTQLGYVAKVDTATLQVVGRCLVGFQPDELEIVEGKIYVANSGGYMGAGDLRGYERTVSVIDIATFTEEKRIDVAWNLHRIRADKRGDLWVSSRGDYKGYPSRLYFIDRKKGEVTDTIPVSATHYWLDDDLLYVYGAEYSYINKSEWSFSYAIVNTLTHEIVTKNIITDGTNKLIEMPYGIMVHPVTKNIYITDAGNFVTPGALYCFSPYGEMKWRVRAGNIPAHFTLLPKKKHN; this is encoded by the coding sequence ATGAGAAATCAACAGAGAATATATTTTTGGATACTCCTATTGAGTCTCGTCGTCCCACTCATTAGCTCATGCCGTGGAGATGTGGAGCTGATTCTCTCCGAAGAGAAAAAACTGACTCCAGATCCTATAGCAGCGGAGGATTATGTGGGGTTCTACCTTCTGAACGAAGGAAATATGGGCTCCAATAAGAGCACCTTAGACTTTTTAGAGTTCGAGACAGGTATATATCATCGTAACATCTATGCTGAAATCAATCCAACCGTCCCAAAAGAGATGGGAGATGTGGGAAATGATATCAAAATCTATGGCAATAGAGTATATGCTGTCATTAACTGTTCGAATAAGGTAGAGGTCATGGATGCGTACACTACCAAAAGGATTGGACAGGTGGAGATCCCTAATTGCCGATACATCAAGTTTGATGGTGCTTATGCGTATGTAACCTCATACGCAGGCCCCGTCAAGATAGACCCGAACTACACTCAACTCGGATACGTCGCCAAAGTTGATACCGCTACACTTCAGGTCGTTGGGAGATGCTTAGTGGGATTTCAACCAGATGAGTTAGAGATAGTAGAGGGTAAGATATATGTAGCCAATTCAGGTGGATATATGGGTGCTGGAGACCTTAGAGGATATGAACGCACTGTATCTGTGATTGACATTGCCACATTTACAGAAGAAAAGAGAATTGATGTAGCATGGAATCTTCATAGAATACGTGCGGACAAAAGAGGAGATCTATGGGTCAGTTCTAGAGGGGATTATAAGGGCTATCCCTCACGCTTATACTTTATTGATCGAAAAAAAGGAGAGGTAACAGATACTATTCCAGTATCGGCCACACACTATTGGTTGGATGATGATCTGCTCTATGTCTACGGGGCAGAATACAGCTATATCAATAAAAGTGAGTGGTCCTTTTCCTACGCTATCGTGAATACTCTAACTCATGAGATCGTCACAAAGAATATCATAACGGATGGAACTAATAAATTGATAGAGATGCCATACGGAATAATGGTACACCCTGTCACAAAAAATATATACATCACTGATGCTGGGAACTTTGTCACACCTGGAGCACTATACTGCTTTTCACCATACGGAGAAATGAAGTGGCGGGTACGAGCTGGCAACATACCAGCACACTTTACACTATTACCCAAAAAGAAACATAATTAA
- a CDS encoding PKD-like domain-containing protein produces the protein MKRITRTIIYTSVLMLLIASCVKIDKKEDIIINPPQIENLEKEYAVVEGEILTITPNITNGLNAKYSWAIDGKEVAATSKLTYLAKTPGVYRLTLIVSNDGGQDKKETKLTVLTKTAPPVISGLLDSYVIKQNEELILEPKIVGAGDISVQWFVDGKKVGDEPSYKFASAKVDEFTIKVEVNNEGGKTEKTIKIKVVEKGLPPTITNIKEKYELPVGAKLLLEPSISSTGKTKIEWFVGGKLVSQEAKYTFSSTNPDEHQILLKVTDEKGSSEVKSLIVTKQEKQQLKTAIHKIFTIPLLTTIPTGQDVKLIVANVSNQNKLYRASLVEDKTASFLTYESGNYELHLLINNAVAEIINITAERKSGNYSPYISKVFDYMPAPGQFVNKLPEYSEGDTYEDMVEKANKWLVGEDTWMITLGGWGGYVIFGFDHTIVNVEGLKDFKVNGNAFQAHDNKRPNAPAGGSCEPGIIMVAYDKNMNGKPDDDEWYEIKGSSNFSSKNEPWYHIAVENGNDVEVYRDYEMTYTRPTKEDPEEDAQPENPTSYITIKDYIPWSDNKGNSGYKVKNVYHTQSYYPRWIKDNEITFKGIRLPENAINEGKYNPGINDGGVYFVLYSFNYGYVDNKPNNENGAAIDIDWAIDKDGNPVHLPGIDFIKVYNGVNQENGWLGECSTEVDRGEDLHLLDKQISATSH, from the coding sequence ATGAAACGGATAACTAGAACCATCATTTACACGAGTGTACTAATGCTGCTTATAGCCTCGTGTGTCAAGATTGATAAGAAAGAGGATATCATTATCAATCCACCTCAGATCGAAAACCTAGAAAAGGAATATGCCGTAGTAGAAGGGGAGATCTTAACCATTACGCCCAACATTACGAATGGCTTAAATGCTAAGTACAGCTGGGCTATAGATGGAAAAGAGGTTGCAGCCACATCCAAACTCACCTATTTGGCTAAGACGCCTGGAGTTTATAGGCTAACTCTGATTGTCTCTAACGATGGCGGGCAGGACAAGAAGGAAACAAAACTAACCGTTTTAACCAAAACGGCACCACCAGTAATAAGCGGTCTGCTGGACAGCTATGTCATAAAGCAGAATGAGGAGCTGATTCTTGAACCTAAGATTGTTGGTGCTGGAGATATTAGTGTACAGTGGTTCGTCGATGGAAAGAAAGTGGGCGATGAGCCATCCTACAAATTCGCCTCTGCTAAAGTTGATGAATTTACCATCAAAGTAGAAGTCAATAACGAAGGAGGTAAGACAGAAAAAACTATTAAGATCAAAGTAGTTGAGAAAGGGTTACCACCAACCATTACGAATATCAAAGAAAAATATGAACTCCCTGTTGGAGCAAAGTTATTGCTAGAGCCATCTATCTCAAGTACTGGCAAAACAAAGATTGAATGGTTTGTTGGTGGAAAACTAGTAAGCCAAGAGGCTAAATATACATTTAGTTCTACCAACCCTGATGAGCACCAAATCCTGCTCAAGGTAACAGATGAGAAGGGAAGTAGTGAAGTAAAGAGTTTGATAGTCACAAAACAAGAAAAGCAACAGCTCAAAACAGCCATTCATAAAATCTTTACGATTCCATTATTAACTACAATTCCTACAGGGCAAGACGTTAAGCTAATCGTAGCTAATGTCTCTAATCAAAATAAGCTCTATCGTGCAAGTTTAGTGGAGGACAAGACAGCTTCTTTCTTAACTTACGAATCAGGTAATTATGAATTACATCTACTCATTAATAATGCTGTAGCTGAAATTATAAATATTACAGCCGAGCGAAAGTCAGGCAACTATTCACCATATATCAGCAAGGTATTTGATTATATGCCTGCTCCTGGACAGTTTGTAAATAAACTTCCTGAATACTCAGAAGGAGATACATACGAAGATATGGTAGAGAAGGCTAATAAATGGCTGGTGGGCGAAGACACATGGATGATTACTCTAGGTGGTTGGGGTGGCTATGTAATCTTCGGCTTTGATCACACCATCGTGAATGTAGAAGGATTGAAAGACTTCAAAGTCAATGGGAATGCCTTCCAAGCACATGACAATAAACGTCCTAATGCTCCTGCTGGAGGCAGCTGTGAGCCTGGGATAATCATGGTGGCGTATGACAAGAATATGAATGGTAAGCCCGATGATGATGAATGGTATGAGATCAAAGGTAGCTCTAACTTTAGTTCTAAAAATGAGCCATGGTATCATATAGCGGTTGAAAATGGGAATGATGTAGAGGTCTATCGTGATTATGAGATGACCTATACTCGACCTACAAAAGAAGATCCTGAAGAAGATGCTCAACCTGAAAATCCAACAAGCTATATCACGATCAAAGATTATATCCCATGGTCTGATAATAAGGGCAATAGTGGATATAAAGTCAAGAATGTATATCACACCCAAAGCTACTATCCACGTTGGATAAAGGATAATGAGATCACCTTTAAGGGGATTCGATTGCCTGAGAATGCTATCAATGAAGGAAAATATAACCCAGGCATCAATGATGGAGGTGTGTATTTTGTATTGTACAGCTTTAACTACGGTTATGTAGATAATAAACCCAATAATGAGAATGGGGCTGCAATTGATATAGACTGGGCTATTGATAAAGATGGAAATCCAGTTCATCTACCTGGAATAGACTTTATCAAGGTTTATAATGGTGTTAATCAAGAGAATGGATGGCTAGGAGAATGTTCTACAGAAGTAGACCGAGGTGAAGATCTCCACTTACTTGACAAACAGATTTCTGCGACATCACACTAA
- a CDS encoding PL29 family lyase N-terminal domain-containing protein has product MKHLTRVFVLVITAMLAYSCAYDDSEIRKEIDLIKTDITGLKKETTAIKEIVDALNKGKYISAVEEQTGKNSYKITFSDGKTIEVKDGKAVPVIGVKEEDGNYYWTITTDGKTDFLLDNNGDKLPVSGKQGEAGKPGQPGNDGKTPELGIDAEGYWTVNGKRIIDANNKEVKAEGEGFIKEILEEDEEVIFILADDTEIKIPKLPDTHLYFTEAADNPIFVFKPGEQKRMRIAYSNIVKMQITNIPDGWEVNLHKPDKYVNVKAPSSNMTLGRKEVVLRGWDKKGRVFEAVAVVSVSDPKVGYGDKLSTLILNEGNMTTDNGSLIYISPDGQVINNIYSLINGKELGNVTQDLFIKDGKMWIISQNGGTNAMGNAFQNEGMLVKVDLKTMKKEVAFDNELKDEKGKYKLGWPTHLAVLNDKNIFIRDNSGVSHFDSTTGKLTLIEGTSGAEKNRMAVANNKVFVIKKKDLFVFEADKMEIVKTITFSANVTGIEKSKDDNIWVAVESKPGKFIKLDSKTYKTIQENEVTEGGLSRGWTSTPAFSAKGDTLYYNNGGFTIYRHIFSQKATKMMVNTKDYVENANIVYNAIGVHPITGDVYINTIKGFGWDFVTNEISVFNFDNPDSSVSPYKTGYKNYTRFPAGIFFPANFN; this is encoded by the coding sequence ATGAAACATTTAACAAGAGTATTTGTACTCGTCATCACAGCAATGCTTGCTTATAGCTGTGCTTATGATGATTCGGAGATCAGAAAAGAAATTGATCTTATCAAGACCGATATAACTGGTCTCAAAAAGGAAACAACCGCAATAAAGGAAATTGTTGACGCCCTAAACAAAGGGAAATATATCTCAGCAGTCGAAGAACAGACTGGAAAGAATAGCTATAAAATCACTTTTAGTGATGGGAAAACTATTGAAGTAAAAGATGGTAAGGCTGTACCAGTGATTGGTGTAAAGGAAGAAGATGGCAATTACTACTGGACCATCACAACAGATGGTAAGACTGACTTCTTACTCGATAATAATGGGGACAAGCTTCCTGTATCAGGTAAGCAGGGTGAAGCTGGAAAGCCAGGTCAACCAGGAAACGATGGAAAGACTCCTGAACTTGGGATAGATGCAGAGGGATACTGGACTGTTAATGGCAAACGTATCATAGATGCCAATAACAAAGAAGTTAAAGCTGAAGGTGAGGGATTCATAAAAGAAATTCTTGAGGAAGATGAAGAAGTGATTTTTATACTCGCAGATGACACCGAAATAAAAATACCAAAACTACCTGACACTCATCTTTACTTTACAGAAGCTGCTGACAATCCTATCTTTGTATTCAAACCTGGAGAACAGAAGAGAATGCGTATAGCCTATAGTAACATCGTAAAGATGCAGATTACTAACATACCTGATGGTTGGGAAGTTAATCTTCATAAGCCTGATAAATATGTTAATGTAAAGGCTCCGTCTAGCAATATGACATTAGGTAGAAAAGAAGTAGTACTAAGGGGTTGGGACAAAAAAGGACGCGTCTTTGAAGCGGTAGCGGTAGTGTCCGTTTCTGATCCAAAGGTCGGATATGGAGACAAACTCTCCACACTTATACTAAATGAAGGTAACATGACCACCGATAATGGATCATTAATTTACATTTCTCCTGATGGGCAAGTGATAAATAACATATACTCTCTTATTAATGGGAAAGAGCTTGGTAATGTGACTCAAGATCTTTTCATCAAAGATGGTAAGATGTGGATTATATCTCAGAATGGAGGTACAAATGCGATGGGTAATGCCTTCCAAAATGAAGGGATGTTGGTGAAAGTTGACCTCAAGACCATGAAGAAGGAAGTTGCATTTGATAACGAATTGAAGGACGAGAAAGGCAAGTACAAACTGGGATGGCCTACTCATCTTGCTGTACTAAATGATAAAAATATTTTCATCAGAGACAATAGTGGTGTTTCTCACTTTGATAGTACTACTGGTAAGCTAACATTAATAGAAGGGACTAGTGGTGCTGAAAAGAATAGAATGGCGGTAGCCAATAACAAAGTCTTTGTCATCAAGAAAAAGGACTTATTTGTTTTTGAAGCCGATAAGATGGAGATCGTAAAGACCATAACCTTTTCTGCTAACGTTACAGGAATCGAGAAATCTAAGGACGATAACATATGGGTAGCCGTTGAAAGTAAGCCTGGTAAATTCATAAAACTAGATAGCAAGACTTACAAGACTATCCAAGAAAATGAAGTAACAGAAGGTGGACTAAGCCGTGGTTGGACCAGTACTCCAGCATTCTCAGCTAAGGGCGACACCCTATACTACAATAATGGTGGTTTTACTATTTATAGACACATCTTTAGCCAAAAAGCAACTAAAATGATGGTCAATACAAAGGATTATGTCGAAAATGCTAACATTGTGTATAATGCAATAGGCGTGCATCCAATCACTGGCGATGTATATATTAATACAATTAAAGGGTTTGGTTGGGACTTTGTCACTAACGAAATCTCTGTTTTTAATTTTGATAATCCTGATTCATCAGTATCCCCATATAAAACTGGTTACAAGAATTATACTCGTTTCCCTGCCGGTATATTCTTCCCTGCCAACTTCAACTAA
- a CDS encoding IS256 family transposase produces the protein MQFKEILSNVMTEPNGVGRLMELIIEIAMQGERELYKEDSGDVSNGYRPRRIFASGNMLELRVPRTRQQGFMPLILGVLKDQEKEMGELAGYLYSCGNTMEDISGVFERLYGKRYSTSQINRLSLSTQEAVEEWRQRRLPRTLEALVIDATYLPVRRGESVSKEAFFVVMSLDSEGRRDIVGVYNNPTEGSGIWGEFFEDLKSRGLEEVGLIISDGLNNIEEVAREHFTEVEVQLCTVHLQREITRKIRPRDKSAIASDLQEVFSKDGSRSSPLDGLESFKNFAFRWRKSYPFLTKIANGQRIEYYFTYLKYDVSVRKYIHSTNWIERFNRQVKKGARYKCALPSVESALHLIGSIAINANYLKKRIGDLTLGLRKNNEK, from the coding sequence ATGCAATTTAAGGAAATTCTATCAAACGTGATGACAGAGCCAAATGGAGTTGGTCGTTTAATGGAGTTAATCATCGAAATAGCGATGCAAGGGGAGAGGGAACTGTATAAAGAAGATAGTGGCGATGTGAGCAATGGATACCGCCCCCGTCGCATCTTTGCGAGTGGTAATATGCTAGAATTACGAGTACCCCGAACTCGACAGCAGGGCTTCATGCCCTTGATTTTAGGCGTTCTCAAAGATCAAGAGAAAGAGATGGGAGAACTAGCAGGTTATCTATATAGCTGCGGTAATACGATGGAGGATATCTCTGGAGTATTCGAGCGTTTGTATGGTAAACGTTATAGTACGAGTCAAATCAATCGTCTCTCCTTATCGACCCAAGAAGCAGTAGAAGAGTGGCGTCAAAGACGTCTACCGAGGACTTTAGAGGCACTTGTTATCGATGCTACATATCTTCCTGTACGGAGAGGAGAAAGTGTGAGCAAGGAGGCATTTTTTGTAGTGATGAGTTTAGATAGCGAAGGACGTCGAGACATCGTGGGTGTCTATAATAATCCAACAGAGGGAAGCGGCATCTGGGGCGAGTTTTTTGAGGATCTAAAAAGCCGAGGACTCGAAGAGGTAGGACTAATCATTTCAGACGGGTTGAATAACATTGAAGAGGTTGCACGTGAGCACTTTACAGAAGTGGAAGTCCAGCTCTGCACGGTGCATCTACAGCGAGAAATAACTCGAAAGATACGCCCTCGAGATAAGTCAGCCATCGCAAGTGATCTACAGGAGGTCTTTAGTAAAGACGGCTCAAGAAGCTCACCTTTAGATGGCCTAGAGAGCTTTAAAAACTTTGCGTTCAGATGGCGTAAGAGCTATCCTTTTCTCACAAAAATAGCTAACGGTCAGAGGATAGAGTATTACTTCACATACCTAAAATACGACGTCAGTGTTCGCAAGTACATTCATAGTACTAACTGGATAGAACGCTTCAATAGACAGGTAAAGAAAGGGGCTCGATATAAATGTGCATTACCTAGCGTAGAATCCGCTCTACACTTGATAGGTAGTATTGCAATCAATGCAAACTATCTGAAGAAAAGAATAGGAGATCTAACTCTTGGACTTAGGAAGAACAATGAAAAGTAA
- the cobJ gene encoding precorrin-3B C(17)-methyltransferase, with protein MSKGKIIIAGIGPGSKEDITPAVLEAVATSDVIVGYKYYFQFISAVIRPDAECIDTGMKKERERAEEAFLKAEMGKTVCVISSGDAGIYGMAPLVYEMREERQSDIDLEVLPGISAFQKAAALLGAPIGHDFCIISLSDLLTPWDKIEQRIIAAAQADFVTAIYNPKSKGRFWQLYRLQELFLHDRSPETPVGIVRQAGREEQEVTVTTLGEFDPEVADMFTIVLIGNSQSKLVNGKFVTPRGYYGSKKKESEKIGQDIMIRSFKTIESELQNKDIPLGKKWALLHAIHTTADFEMEKVVMTDENAVETLHEAFATKKVRHIISDVTMVVSGIRKGALSRMDIEAMCYLHDPRVAELAEKAKITRTQAGIRLAVEEHPDALFVFGNAPTALIELCDLIRKGKAKPTGIIAAPVGFVNVRESKHMVKPFKDIPKIIVEGRKGGSNLAATLVNSILTFDSAAALRPGEDM; from the coding sequence ATGTCGAAAGGAAAAATCATCATAGCGGGCATAGGCCCTGGATCAAAAGAGGACATAACACCTGCCGTACTAGAGGCTGTCGCAACCTCTGACGTGATAGTGGGATACAAATATTACTTCCAGTTTATTTCAGCTGTCATCAGACCTGATGCTGAGTGCATCGATACAGGCATGAAGAAGGAAAGAGAGCGTGCAGAAGAGGCCTTCTTAAAAGCAGAAATGGGGAAAACTGTCTGTGTCATTAGCTCCGGAGATGCTGGTATCTATGGCATGGCTCCATTAGTGTATGAGATGCGTGAAGAGAGACAAAGCGACATTGACCTTGAGGTACTACCTGGGATCAGTGCTTTCCAAAAAGCCGCCGCTCTACTGGGGGCTCCTATTGGTCACGACTTCTGCATCATCTCCCTCTCAGACTTACTAACTCCATGGGATAAGATTGAGCAGAGGATTATAGCTGCTGCACAGGCGGATTTTGTGACCGCTATTTACAATCCAAAAAGCAAAGGACGTTTTTGGCAGCTCTATCGACTCCAAGAACTCTTCCTGCATGACCGCTCACCTGAAACACCTGTAGGCATAGTACGCCAAGCTGGCAGGGAAGAGCAGGAGGTCACTGTGACGACTCTCGGAGAATTTGACCCTGAGGTTGCAGATATGTTTACCATCGTACTGATTGGTAATTCACAAAGCAAATTAGTAAATGGTAAATTTGTAACACCTCGTGGTTATTATGGCTCTAAGAAGAAGGAGTCAGAGAAAATTGGGCAGGACATTATGATCCGCAGCTTCAAGACCATTGAGAGTGAACTCCAAAATAAAGACATTCCACTTGGGAAAAAGTGGGCTCTACTACACGCGATCCACACAACAGCCGACTTCGAGATGGAGAAGGTGGTGATGACTGATGAAAATGCCGTTGAGACTCTTCACGAAGCCTTCGCGACGAAGAAGGTAAGACATATTATCTCTGACGTTACGATGGTTGTATCAGGGATCCGAAAGGGAGCCCTCAGCCGTATGGATATTGAGGCCATGTGCTACCTTCACGATCCTAGGGTAGCAGAACTGGCTGAAAAAGCAAAGATCACTAGGACTCAAGCAGGTATCAGGCTAGCAGTTGAGGAGCATCCCGATGCCCTATTTGTATTTGGAAATGCCCCTACTGCCTTAATTGAGCTATGTGATTTGATTCGTAAGGGTAAGGCGAAACCTACTGGTATTATAGCCGCTCCTGTTGGCTTCGTAAATGTACGAGAGTCCAAACACATGGTAAAACCATTCAAAGATATCCCTAAGATTATAGTAGAGGGTCGAAAGGGTGGTAGCAACTTAGCTGCAACCTTGGTTAACTCTATCCTAACATTTGATTCTGCTGCAGCCCTTCGTCCTGGCGAAGATATGTAA
- the cbiE gene encoding precorrin-6y C5,15-methyltransferase (decarboxylating) subunit CbiE has translation MKIHLIGLDDNREQHFSPEVNELIARQHFFSGGVRHYEIMKPYLPARHTWVPITVPLDNVFSQYEGADEIVIFASGDPLFFGFGNTVLRRLPDADVKLYPYFNSLQLLAHRLLLPYQDMHIVSLTGRPWQKLDEALIMGYEKIGVLTDNKLHTPSTIAARLLEYGYDNYRIAVGELLGNSEKERVTEWNLDEVVGKSFEYPNNLILQRTRERARPFGIPEGDFHLLNGRAKMITKMPIRLLSMSMLDLRYRKVFWDVGFCTGSVSIEAKLQFPHLQIISFEKRPEGEKLLQDNASLFGTPGIEGVIGDFSELDLSDYPAPDAVFIGGHGGKMAEIMKQIASRLKDGGNIVFNSVSEQSRQMFIDALEPNGLKLTASTLIKIDDHNIIEVMKAEHKN, from the coding sequence ATGAAAATCCATTTGATAGGGCTTGATGACAACCGAGAGCAGCACTTTTCCCCAGAGGTTAATGAGCTAATAGCTCGTCAGCACTTCTTCTCTGGCGGAGTACGGCATTATGAGATTATGAAGCCTTATCTCCCAGCTAGGCATACATGGGTACCGATTACGGTGCCTCTAGATAATGTTTTTTCTCAGTATGAGGGGGCTGATGAGATCGTTATCTTTGCCTCAGGCGACCCTCTTTTCTTTGGCTTTGGGAACACTGTCTTACGACGATTACCAGATGCTGACGTTAAGCTATACCCCTACTTCAATTCTCTACAGCTATTAGCACATAGACTCTTGCTACCATATCAGGACATGCACATTGTTTCGCTTACTGGCCGGCCATGGCAGAAGCTAGATGAAGCTCTTATTATGGGTTATGAAAAGATAGGCGTGCTGACGGACAATAAACTTCATACGCCCTCTACCATAGCAGCACGTCTCCTCGAATACGGATATGATAACTATCGAATAGCAGTCGGAGAACTACTAGGCAATAGCGAAAAGGAGCGGGTGACGGAATGGAACTTGGATGAAGTGGTGGGCAAATCATTTGAATACCCCAATAACTTAATCCTACAACGCACCCGAGAGAGAGCTCGCCCTTTTGGTATCCCAGAGGGAGACTTTCATTTACTCAATGGGAGAGCAAAGATGATTACGAAGATGCCGATAAGATTGCTTTCCATGAGTATGCTAGATCTCCGTTATCGTAAAGTCTTTTGGGATGTTGGTTTCTGCACCGGATCGGTCTCGATAGAGGCAAAGCTCCAATTTCCTCATCTTCAGATTATCTCTTTTGAGAAACGGCCGGAGGGCGAGAAGCTACTACAGGATAACGCCTCCCTCTTCGGAACACCAGGTATAGAGGGTGTCATAGGAGACTTTTCAGAGCTAGATCTCTCAGACTACCCTGCTCCTGATGCTGTCTTTATTGGCGGACATGGCGGAAAAATGGCTGAGATTATGAAGCAGATAGCATCCCGACTGAAGGATGGCGGGAATATTGTTTTCAACTCCGTTTCCGAGCAGAGCAGACAGATGTTTATTGACGCATTAGAGCCTAATGGGCTAAAGCTTACAGCCTCCACATTGATTAAGATAGATGATCACAACATCATCGAAGTGATGAAGGCGGAACATAAGAATTGA
- the cobM gene encoding precorrin-4 C(11)-methyltransferase, with product MNSPIALILVSESAIQLARTIQRELPEVEIYSKNLIEGTQQISSISDAVAELFPKVDALIFIGAMGICIRSIAPHVTDKHHDPAVINIDSNGQHAISVLSGHVGGANDLTTRVARIIGAQEVITTQSDTSGLWALDTIGQKFGWRTSTTAENFNQPLTLFVNKKPTALLFDIHDEGTKYLERTKPEHVTIVSDIKEIDFSKFELLITVTPFLYNNYPIPVIYFHPAVLHMGIGCRKMCEPRGIATYIDRQLQKLRLAKESIASISTIELKKDEPLLKELSTYFNAPAHIYTSEELDMIQVPNPSQKVEDTTGSASVSEAAAIRASGLGALIVEKQKGVLSEGNNFTFAVAYARSAIRSGHIEIVGAGPGDPELVSVKGKYFLERADLILYAGSLVPIELTHYAKPGATVRSSADMALEEQFEIMKYFYDQGKLIVRLHTGDPCIYGAIQEQMALFDTHNMSYHITPGISSFQAAAAALRSQFTIPEKVQTIILTRGEGRTPMPKLEKLHLLARSQSTMCIFLSASIVDKVQKDLLVHYPPTTPVAACYKLTWKDEKIFRGQLKDLAKIVKDNNLTLTTMIVVGDAIDNRQGLSHLYSDDFKHIFRK from the coding sequence ATGAACTCACCTATTGCCCTAATCCTCGTTTCGGAATCAGCTATTCAGTTAGCAAGGACCATACAGAGAGAGCTCCCAGAGGTGGAGATCTACTCCAAGAACCTAATAGAGGGGACACAGCAAATAAGCTCCATCTCTGATGCCGTAGCAGAGCTTTTTCCAAAAGTAGATGCTCTTATCTTCATCGGTGCTATGGGGATATGTATCAGAAGTATAGCTCCACATGTCACAGACAAGCATCATGACCCTGCCGTCATCAATATTGATAGTAATGGACAGCATGCGATATCTGTGCTTTCAGGACATGTGGGAGGTGCCAACGACCTTACTACCAGAGTGGCTCGGATCATCGGAGCACAGGAAGTGATCACTACACAAAGTGACACGAGTGGGTTATGGGCTTTGGATACGATAGGTCAGAAATTTGGGTGGCGCACCTCAACGACCGCTGAGAACTTTAATCAGCCATTGACCCTCTTCGTGAATAAAAAGCCCACTGCTTTACTCTTTGACATACACGACGAAGGCACAAAGTATCTAGAGAGGACAAAACCAGAACATGTGACAATAGTTTCGGATATCAAGGAAATAGATTTTTCTAAATTCGAGCTCCTCATTACGGTTACCCCATTTCTATACAATAACTACCCCATCCCTGTTATCTACTTCCACCCAGCTGTACTACATATGGGCATTGGTTGTCGCAAGATGTGTGAGCCGAGGGGAATTGCTACTTATATCGATCGCCAGTTACAGAAGCTGAGATTAGCAAAAGAGTCCATCGCATCTATTTCTACCATTGAGCTCAAAAAAGATGAGCCTCTACTAAAAGAGCTTTCCACCTATTTTAATGCTCCTGCACATATTTACACCTCAGAGGAACTAGATATGATACAGGTGCCCAATCCTTCACAGAAAGTGGAAGACACCACAGGCTCTGCTAGCGTATCCGAAGCTGCAGCCATAAGGGCATCAGGGCTAGGGGCTTTAATTGTGGAGAAGCAGAAAGGGGTCCTCAGCGAAGGCAATAACTTCACCTTTGCAGTAGCTTACGCTCGCTCAGCTATCAGAAGCGGACATATTGAGATCGTGGGGGCAGGGCCAGGAGATCCTGAGCTCGTTTCCGTTAAGGGTAAGTATTTCTTAGAGCGTGCTGACCTCATCTTATATGCTGGTAGCTTAGTACCGATTGAGCTCACCCATTATGCCAAACCTGGTGCAACTGTTCGTAGCTCGGCTGATATGGCACTTGAGGAGCAGTTCGAGATCATGAAGTACTTTTATGACCAAGGAAAATTGATTGTAAGGCTACATACAGGAGACCCATGTATCTATGGAGCTATTCAAGAACAGATGGCTCTCTTCGATACTCATAATATGTCCTACCATATCACACCAGGAATCTCCTCATTCCAAGCAGCCGCCGCGGCCCTACGTTCACAATTTACGATTCCAGAAAAGGTACAGACCATCATCCTCACTAGAGGTGAAGGACGTACCCCTATGCCAAAATTAGAGAAGTTGCACCTACTGGCTCGCTCTCAGAGCACCATGTGTATCTTCCTAAGTGCATCTATCGTAGATAAGGTGCAGAAAGATCTCCTCGTCCACTACCCACCAACAACACCTGTAGCAGCATGTTACAAACTGACATGGAAGGACGAAAAGATATTCAGAGGTCAGTTGAAAGACCTTGCTAAGATTGTGAAAGATAATAACCTCACCCTAACCACCATGATTGTAGTAGGCGATGCTATCGACAATCGTCAAGGGCTATCACACCTGTATTCGGATGACTTTAAACACATTTTCAGAAAATAA